The proteins below are encoded in one region of bacterium:
- a CDS encoding efflux RND transporter periplasmic adaptor subunit: MKEIMRIIIITTAAVLSLSVYACGSSNAENGKEKRTEKESEVFVKVEPVQLKDFAETIQLTGSVESRNDIVIPAEEGGRVVSWKIDKGGYVQKGQTLAKIDDAMLKAAYDAALANYNMAEVNYQKQKAAFEEQAISALQLKNLEYQRDAAKAQADMAKLRLDKTVITSPIGGIFNDRLADEGELIGPGMPIAQVIDMNQMKVMVGVPERHSKELRLGLPVEFTVDAYPGEIFAGTISFIAAAVNPDNRSIPVEINFTNAQGKLKPQMIASIKLRLVSSAKAILISQDYIQQVDMGRLVVYVVNNGVAEERLVTLGGSDGSSVRVIKGLKEGDQIITVGFQNLIDKQKIRIQE; this comes from the coding sequence TTCGAATGCAGAAAACGGGAAAGAAAAACGAACAGAAAAAGAATCCGAAGTTTTTGTAAAGGTTGAACCCGTTCAACTGAAAGATTTTGCCGAGACCATTCAATTAACCGGCTCTGTCGAATCGCGAAACGATATTGTCATTCCAGCGGAAGAAGGCGGACGCGTTGTTTCCTGGAAGATCGATAAGGGCGGTTATGTTCAGAAAGGACAGACCCTGGCTAAGATCGATGACGCGATGTTGAAGGCCGCTTACGATGCGGCTTTAGCAAATTATAATATGGCCGAAGTAAATTATCAAAAGCAGAAGGCTGCGTTCGAAGAACAGGCGATTTCCGCCCTGCAACTGAAGAATCTGGAATATCAGCGCGACGCTGCCAAAGCCCAGGCCGATATGGCTAAATTACGCCTGGATAAAACCGTGATCACCAGCCCGATTGGCGGCATTTTTAATGACCGTCTCGCGGATGAAGGCGAATTGATCGGGCCCGGCATGCCAATCGCTCAGGTCATTGATATGAATCAGATGAAAGTCATGGTAGGAGTTCCCGAGCGGCACTCCAAAGAACTTCGCCTTGGCTTGCCGGTGGAGTTTACCGTCGATGCGTATCCAGGGGAAATATTTGCAGGAACGATCAGTTTTATTGCCGCCGCGGTGAATCCGGATAATCGCAGTATTCCAGTTGAAATAAATTTTACCAATGCGCAGGGGAAACTCAAGCCGCAAATGATCGCGTCGATAAAACTACGGCTTGTTTCATCTGCCAAAGCCATTCTGATATCGCAGGATTATATTCAACAGGTTGATATGGGCAGATTAGTTGTTTATGTAGTGAATAACGGTGTTGCGGAGGAACGGCTGGTGACTTTGGGCGGTTCTGACGGTTCCTCTGTGCGTGTAATAAAAGGGCTAAAAGAGGGCGATCAGATCATTACCGTCGGATTTCAGAATCTGATCGATAAACAAAAAATTAGAATTCAGGAATGA